GGGAATAATTTAtctgcatactacgtttgcgagaacattcgcacgATGACGTCCGAAAGGAGCAAAAAGATATACAACAATGGGTACGCTTGCCAAAACACTATTCATATTTTTTACATCATACACAACTaatacatgcatattgatctccttctttgAAGATGAGGGAGATGCGGGATCAGCTCCTACCAAAGGATCGCGTACGAGTAATTCAAGAGGAAATAGcaggatttttgctcgaccaggtcatagatcccaaaggagaataccatTACAAGTTGTAATGCCTCCATGTAATGATCTGCAAATtataggagaaattgtatataccaAATTGTATATATATGTGTATGTGAATGGTCGTGCGAGAAATTGGattatatatatgatcggttctacgagaaattctatttttatatatgcataacgtgtacaatatgtagtagcgtaaaatatgtttgaaatgaaaaagaattaaatggaaaacacaaaattaaaagGAAAAATAAACCATAAACCCATAAACCCCTAAatcttttagtcccggttggtgtaaccaaccgggactaaaggcccccagCCCCCCCGCAcgggctcgtgccacgtggtgggcctttggtcccggttcgtgacgaaccggcactaaaggtccttatgaaccgggactaaagcctgaTTCTGCACTAGTGCTTGGCTGTTGCCAGATCCACGACATTTTTCGCGGCACTTCCTTGGAAGTGCTCGTCCACAGGGCGCCTCCTCTGGCACACACTGTTCTCCCGCGCTCCATGAGCTAGCGGCCAATCTCTCCAGCGACGATGACGCCAGCAAGCTTGAAAGAACCGATGCCGCGGAGACCCTCACATCTATGCTCAGCTCAAAGGAAGGTGGAACAAATAATGAAAAATGTATTTGTGAAATCTTTTTGAAATGAGTGAAATATGTTAGTATGAAATGAGTGAATTTTTTTATTTCCGAAATCTTTTCTGAAATGAGTGGAATATATTATTATGAACTCCTTTTTGAAATGAGTGAAATATGTTAGTATGAAATTAGTGAAATATGTTATTTACGAAATCTTTTCTGAAATGAGTGGGATATGTTATTATGATATCCTTTTGGAATGAGTGAAATATGTTATATGGAATGAGTGAAATCTGTTTTAAATATGTTATTATGAAATTTGTTTAGAAAATTGTGAAATATGTTATATGGAATGAGCGAAATCTGTTTTAAATATGTTATTatgaaatttattttgaaatgaATGAAATATCTTAGTATGAAATATCTTTTGAAATGAGTGAAATATTATATGTGAAATGAGTGAAATATGTTATTatgaaatattttttgaaatgGGTGAAATGTGTTATTATAAAATATGTGAAATCAGTACTTTAAACTCGTTCAAAACATATTCAGGGTCGGCCTTGTTTTAACGGTCTATTCACCAAGAATTCAGAAATGTAAAAACTAAAAAGTTTCAAACACAAAATTTTGGTACCAAATTTATGAGCCATTCAAATGatataaaaacaaaataaaatgtaAGTCTTTAGTTGGAGAGGGAATCTCTGCGCATGCAACGCTTCTCTCCTTCCTCAGCTGACACAAAAAACTGTTGTTATTCACCCCTCTATGTTTGTATTGATGTGTATTCATGTACGGAAAAGATTGACATCTTTTAAAGAAAAAGTAGCACTAATCTTGATGTAGAGAGGAACGGCTAAAGATGTGCCGGTACCTACCGGTAGTGCGCTATTTTCCTCTTGGGAGAAACATGGCTAGGAAAGTGGAGCTGAACAAAGCCAACAACGGGTTTCCCGGGAAAAAAAAGCCAGCAGCGGTTGATGTTTAGTAGTACTGGTTGGCCAGTGAAGAACTCGAGTGGTTCAACTTTGGAGCTCGCACAAAACTACAGCTTGCTAAAGGTGTGTGAGTATTTCCATGGGAGGTACCCAAGTGGATCGTACCTACGACATTGACAGCTCTGGAGAAATACTATACTTCCGACTGTGATCTCAGGAATCTTGAGGCATGCATGATACGAGTGGGATGAAGGGGTCGGTCGGCCTATGCCCATGCATGAAGGTCTTCTCCGACCAACCATCGCTCACTTCACTGTCTGCCTCTAGCTGAGTGTAACTCTGTAGCATGCTCACCTACTGTCCAAGTGGAATGTCGTCTATATAGCTAGACACCCCTGGCTGCACTCCTCACTCACCTCATCCCCGGCCTAGGCCTTCCTCTCTCTCCAGCACCTTCGAGCTCGATCTTAGGAGAGATCAAGCGAGGAAAGGGCAGCTAGCAATGGCGGACGCCGTGGATGCTCGCCGGGTCTGCGGGATGCCGGAGAAGGCGCAGCTCCACGTGGCGATGCTGGCGCTGCAGTTCGGCTACGCCGGCTTCCACGTCGTGTCGCGCCTCGCGCTCAACATGGGCATCAGCAAGCTCGTCTTCCCCGTCTACCGCAACATCATCGCGCTCTTCCTCCTCGTCCCCTTCGCCTACTTCCTCGAGAAGAAGGACCGCCCCAGGCTCACCCTCGGCTTCGCCGTCCAGTTCTTCTTCCTCGCCCTCTGCGGCATCACCGCCAACCAGGGCTTCTACCTCCTGGGCCTCGACAACACGTCCCCCACCTTCGCCTCCGCCATCCAGAACTCCGTGCCCGCCATCACCTTCGGCATGGCCGCCGCGCTCCGCATCGAGAAGGTGCGCCTCGACCGCCGCGACGGCGTCGCCAAGGTGCTGGGCACCCTCGCGTGCGTCGCGGGCGCGTCCGTCATCACGCTCTACCAGGGCCCAACCATCTTCGCCCCTACCGCCGGCGACGACAAGCCGTCGTTGCAGGAGGTGCCGTTTCTGGCCGCCGTGGCCGGGGAGGGCAAGAACTGGACGCTGGGCTGCGTCTACCTCATCGGCCACTGCCTCTCGTGGTCCGGCTGGCTGGTGCTGCAGGCGCCCGTGCTCAAGAAGTACCCCGCGAGGCTGTCCGTCACCTCCTACACCTGCTTCTTCGGCGTCATCCAGTTCCTCATCATCGCCGCCTTCTTCGAGAGGGACGCCGGCGCATGGGTCTTCCACTCCGGCTCCGAAGTCTTCACTATCCTCTACGCCGTAAGCATTTATTAGTGTCCTATATAATTTCGCAGTTAAAAATTAATTACTCCTTCCATCTtataatataaaagcgtttttttacactagtacttcctccgtaaactaatataaaagatgatctaaacgcttttatattaggCCTGGAATCCCAATCACATACTAATTACTACTACTCTCTATCTGAGGTGCAAATGAAAATGATAATTTGCTAAAGGAGTAGAGGTAAACAAATTTATTAAAAGTGGTGCAATGCAACAACCTGTACACCTCTCTCTCTGTCAGGATCACCGATCTGCACCAGTACTCCTTTAGCAAACTATAGTATTATTTTATTCAGTGTAAATATACATCAAGTCAGTGAGTGGAAGGCATGATGATCCATGTCTCAGATCTTAAGCTGCTGCTTGCTTTTGACTCTCGAGAGATATGGAAATGATTATGCAAATGTAAGCTGGCTGCTGACATGGCAAATGAAAACGGTAATATATAATATGCAGGGCTTCATCGCCTCCGGCGTGGCGTTCGCAGTGCAGATATGGTGCATCGACCGCGGGGGCCCGGTGTTCGTGGCCGTGTACCAGCCCGTGCAGACGCTCGTCGTCGCCATCATGGCCTCCCTCACCCTCGGCGAGAAGTTCTACCTCGGCGGGATCATCGGTGCCGCGCTCATCATCACCGGCCTCTACCTC
The Aegilops tauschii subsp. strangulata cultivar AL8/78 chromosome 3, Aet v6.0, whole genome shotgun sequence genome window above contains:
- the LOC109738497 gene encoding protein WALLS ARE THIN 1, coding for MADAVDARRVCGMPEKAQLHVAMLALQFGYAGFHVVSRLALNMGISKLVFPVYRNIIALFLLVPFAYFLEKKDRPRLTLGFAVQFFFLALCGITANQGFYLLGLDNTSPTFASAIQNSVPAITFGMAAALRIEKVRLDRRDGVAKVLGTLACVAGASVITLYQGPTIFAPTAGDDKPSLQEVPFLAAVAGEGKNWTLGCVYLIGHCLSWSGWLVLQAPVLKKYPARLSVTSYTCFFGVIQFLIIAAFFERDAGAWVFHSGSEVFTILYAGFIASGVAFAVQIWCIDRGGPVFVAVYQPVQTLVVAIMASLTLGEKFYLGGIIGAALIITGLYLVLWGKSEERSRIGKEAAAASAASSGSGEREVRSAKLASSITQPLLPPSSTTSDNV